One stretch of Arachis hypogaea cultivar Tifrunner chromosome 20, arahy.Tifrunner.gnm2.J5K5, whole genome shotgun sequence DNA includes these proteins:
- the LOC112785535 gene encoding uncharacterized protein, producing the protein MLLILENNDKLSDSDQYDSLVRAEIPCKETEPHLHEAVLRHMVHGPCGTLNQFSPCMKNGQCKHNYPKEFVPETRRGDDSYPQYRRRFDTPIPINQNVTIDNRWVVPYNPWILLKYDCHINVEICSSIKSIKYLYKYCYKGPDCVAIEVHRSSHYDEVQQFIDARWIATPEACWRIFRFNLYRMYPSIERLQVHLPNQHQVRFYEHQTISEIVNNDYFSRTMLTEFFALNRADDQQSRHLLYRKIP; encoded by the coding sequence ATGTTGCTAATCTTAGAAAACAATGACAAATTGAGTGATTCTGACCAATATGATAGTTTGGTCCGAGCGGAAATACCATGTAAAGAAACAGAACCACACTTACATGAGGCAGTGCTAAGGCATATGGTCCATGGTCCTTGCGGAACACTAAATCAATTTTCACCGTGCATGAAAAACGGTCAATGTAAACACAACTACCCAAAAGAGTTCGTACCAGAGACACGACGAGGTGATGACTCATATCCTCAATACAGGAGGCGATTTGATACTCCAATCCCTATCAACCAAAATGTCACAATTGACAATAGATGGGTGGTTCCGTACAACCCTTGGATACTACTGAAGTATGATTGCCATATCAACGTAGAGATATGTAGCAGTATCAAGAGCATAAAATATCTATACAAGTATTGCTATAAGGGACCAGACTGTGTGGCAATAGAAGTTCACAGAAGTTCTCATTATGATGAGGTGCAACAGTTTATTGATGCAAGATGGATTGCCACTCCAGAGGCATGCTGGAGGATATTTCGATTCAACCTTTACCGAATGTACCCATCAATTGAGAGGTTGCAAGTTCATTTGCCAAATCAACATCAAGTGAGATTTTATGAGCACCAAACTATTTCTGAAATAGTTAATAATGACTATTTCTCAAGAACAATGCTCACTGAATTCTTTGCACTTAATCGGGCCGATGACCAACAATCTAGGCATCTTTTGTACAGGAAAATCCCATAA
- the LOC112785536 gene encoding uncharacterized protein: protein MLLIMLELKQVNPLILFHKKVKAYIIAGLYQPTNICYPASGNNNHCRYFQSSWFKKFSSWLEYSPEKDAAYCLSCYLFGKHYGARNDGKNTFSELGFSNWKKVNNGVNCAFVCHEGSIPNSPHNLCVKSCDDLMAQSKHIDKVLDRHSDETIANNRLRGDDESSGSLNRENFIELIKLLASCNQNVHNVVLENAPENAQYISPSVQKDILHIFARKVRATIREEIGDSKFCIIIDEARDESKREQMSVVLRFVDKHGCVQERFFDLIHVSDTCSLTLKTEISSVLSRHNLDVQNLRGQGYDRASNMRGEWNGLQALFLKDCPFAYYIYCLAHRLQLALVSAAKEVCYVHQFFSKLTLIVNVMTVSPKRHDQLRVAQANNVANLIANDQIVTGSGLNQIGTLQRAGDTRWGSHLNSVRSLLCMFDATCEVLEKSTKEGNFSTRSDASAAYDAITSFEFVFVLHLMRNILELAQRLDVQECSLVIRERPANQPQYSLPTASQVAAIIVGDDIETMVRGRDIKVQTHTGNLKKIQEFVGYYDPLQYPLLFPFGTHGWDINTRTQRGNKVSCRTYYSYMLQERIMQKMLAEERYYHRRLWTVVET, encoded by the exons atgttactgataatGTTGGAGTTGAAACAAGTCAACCCTCTAATCCTATTTCACAAGAAGGTCAA AGCATACATAATAGCTGGGCTATACCAACCAACAAATATTTGCTATCCAGCTTCTGGTAATAACAATCACTGTCGATATTTTCAATCTTCTTGGTTTAAGAAATTTTCAAGTTGGTTAGAATATTCACCAGAAAAAGATGCTGCTTATTGTTTGTCTTGCTACTTgtttggtaaacattatggtgctCGCAATGATGGAAAAAATACATTTTCAGAGTTAGGATTTAGTAACTGGAAGAAAGTAAACAATGGGGTAAATTGTGCATTTGTATGTCACGAGGGTTCTATTCCTAATTCTCCCCATAATTTATGTGTGAAATCTTGTGATGATTTAATGGCTCAATCTAAGCATATAGACAAAGTTCTTGATAGGCATAGTGATGAAACTATTGCAAATAACCGTTTAAG AGGCGATGATGAAAGTTCTGGATCTTTGAATAGGGAgaattttattgagttaattaagCTTTTAGCTTCCTGTAATCAGAATGTTCATAATGTTGTCCTTGAAAATGCTCCTGAAAATGCTCAATATATATCTCCCAGTGTTCAAAAAGATATATTGCATATCTTTGCTAGAAAAGTGCGTGCAACAATTCGAGAAGAAATTGGTGattctaaattttgtataattattgatGAAGCAAGAGATGAGTCAAAGCGAGAACAAATGTCTGTGGTTTTGAGATTTGTAGACAAGCACGGTTGTGTTCAAGAAAGATTTTTTGATCTTATACATGTTTCTGATACATGTTCTTTGACATTAAAAACAGAAATTTCATCAGTTCTTTCTCGTCATAATCTTGATGTTCAAAATCTTAGGGGACAAGGGTACGATAGAGCTAGTAATATGCGTGGTGAatggaatggattgcaagctctaTTTTTGAAAGATTGCCCTTTTGCTTATTACATTTATTGTCTTGCTCATCGATTACAATTAGCACTTGTTTCTGCAGCCAAAGAAGTTTGTTATGTTcatcaattcttttcaaaacttacactAATTGTGAATGTTATGACTGTTTCTCCTAAACGTCATGATCAGTTAAGGGTTGCTCAAGCAAATAATGTTGCAAACTTAATTGCCAATGATCAAATTGTGACAGGTAGTGGACTTAATCAAATTGGTACTTTGCAAAGAGCTGGAGATACTAGATGGGGGTCTCATTTGAATTCTGTACGTAGCTTGTTATGCATGTTTGATGCTACTTGTGAAGTTCTTGAAAAAAGCACTAAAGAAGGTAATTTCTCCACTCGTAGTGATGCTAGTGCTGCTTATGATGCTATCACATCCTTTGAATTTGTCTTTGTTTTGCATTTGATGAGAAATATTTTGGAA CTTGCACAACGACTAGATGTGCAAGAGTGTAGTTTGGTGATCAGAGAGCGACCTGCTAATCAACCACAATACAGTCTCCCAACTGCTTCACAAGTAGCAGCCATAATAGTCGGTGATGACATTGAAACAATGGTGCGCGGACGAGATATCAAGGTTCAAACTCATACTGGTAACCTCAAAAAGATTCAGGAGTTTGTTGGGTATTACGATCCACTAcaatatcctcttctttttccatTTGGAACCCATGGATGGGATATAAATACTCGAACTCAACGTGGAAACAAAGTATCATGCCGGACATATTATAGCTATATGCTCCAG GAGAGAATAATGCAG AAAATGTTGGCAGAAGAACGATATTACCATCGTCGTTTGTGGACAGTCGTCGAGACATGA
- the LOC140182984 gene encoding uncharacterized protein, with the protein MVDDYASTSTTTCNGLTNCLLRDLNDILLQHGKHISQYDLPALTSDNDNDNFMPRIIQEEMSIKVPQEDLCSIERLNHDQSVAFRCIMNTVDRRESGVFFVDGPGRAGKTFLYRAIIADLRSKGHIVLVTASSGIAATLLPGGRTAHSRFKIPINAEPSSTCNISKQSDLAKLIRQTTAIIWNEAPMANKETMESLDRTLRNILENSNPFGGKVMVMGGDFRQILPVVPKGSKSQMISASIVKSHLWAFTKILHLRQNM; encoded by the coding sequence ATGGTAGATGATTACGCATCAACAAGCACCACAACCTGCAATGGCTTAACAAATTGTTTGCTAAGGGATTTAAATGACATCCTCCTACAGCATGGAAAACATATTTCACAATACGATTTACCAGCTCTAACCTCGGACAACGACAATGACAACTTCATGCCTAGAATTATTCAAGAAGAAATGTCCATCAAAGTTCCTCAAGAAGACCTGTGTTCTATAGAAAGATTGAATCATGACCAGTCTGTAGCTTTCAGGTGCATCATGAATACAGTTGATCGAAGAGAAAGTGGAGTGTTCTTCGTTGATGGACCAGGAAGAGCAGGTAAGACATTTCTTTATAGAGCTATAATTGCAGACTTAAGAAGTAAAGGGCATATTGTCTTGGTAACTGCGTCCTCAGGAATAGCTGCAACTTTACTGCCTGGTGGTCGAACAGCTCATTCTAGATTTAAGATCCCAATCAACGCAGAGCCATCCTCCACGTGCAATATAAGTAAGCAATCTGATCTCGCAAAACTGATAAGGCAGACGACAGCGATAATTTGGAATGAGGCGCCAATGGCTAATAAAGAGACAATGGAATCATTGGACCGCACATTGCGAAACATCTTAGAAAACAGTAATCCATTTGGAGGGAAGGTGATGGTTATGGGAGGGGATTTTCGCCAAATACTACCTGTTGTGCCGAAAGGAAGTAAGTCGCAAATGATTTCAGCTTCTATTGTTAAATCACATTTGTGGGCATTTACCAAAATTCTCCACTTGCGACAAAATATGTGA
- the LOC112783353 gene encoding uncharacterized protein isoform X1 — MKGQCYEMKSERARGRERAGWGNTGRGRTRQSQQLGNDPRIWNCEQFFRLDQESFTVFVDRLPSDISKHQLFELFSWTGRINDVYLSRKMRNGFVYLFAFIRYTTKGGALKAISNMNHMRLRGNKIFVGEAKYKREMSKQKKAIDIEESRRNAVVGVADHGSAHGRGGDQVDGRGCASEDGGKRGDSSAQNRDPLVKMKSVDTVKDVIGIGGTKEVEVTAVPDNLAWLQKSIIGSTTTPINFRSLREKASVDWPHVVRVSDMGAYKAMLTFESVSSLEDTLAYGMNSFMQFFCSVSRWEMHVRCAERRVWLECIGLPVQVWTEDTFRMIGSQWGDVVCCDEDTKSLLSFRAGHILVDTYRFDAIHEKVRVLVGTQGFDVLVTEAGSNASRVARSGMTDVLPRNNDSLVGPGRSFGNNLGHIGVGRSHKQRLRSDAQADWLILAARGDDQQKGRLVIQPEDLNEWSNGFLVSKTVAARCTEINFTDETADHTGSPASNEEVNSEQTISWDYGRVCRGDRADLLKKATMGWEVTGPNSHQIRAEANLSLTMAKGVQLGQQLKGPQVGYAGMLVATRGLCGWRNGVWDWGSA; from the coding sequence ATGAAAGGGCAATGCTATGAAATGAAGAGCGAGAGagcgagagggagagagagagcggGGTGGGGAAACACGGGACGGGGTAGGACTAGGCAATCACAACAACTAGGTAATGATCCAAGGATTTGGAATTGCGAACAGTTTTTCCGGTTGGACCAGGAATCTTTCACTGTTTTTGTGGACAGGCTGCCCAGTGATATATCGAAGCACCAATTGTTTGAGTTGTTTTCGTGGACGGGAAGGATCAATGATGTATACCTATCGAGGAAGATGAGAAATGGGTTTGTTTATCTGTTTGCGTTCATTCGATACACAACGAAAGGAGGGGCATTGAAAGCAATTTCGAATATGAATCACATGCGATTAAGAGGAAACAAGATCTTTGTGGGGGAAGCTAAGTATAAGAGAGAGATGTCAAAGCAAAAGAAGGCAATAGATATTGAAGAATCAAGGAGGAATGCAGTTGTGGGGGTAGCTGATCATGGAAGCGCTCATGGTCGGGGAGGGGATCAGGTGGATGGAAGAGGGTGTGCCAGTGAAGACGGAGGTAAGCGTGGTGATAGCTCCGCTCAAAACAGGGATCCGTTGGTAAAAATGAAATCAGTGGATACTGTGAAGGATGTCATTGGGATTGGAGGGACGAAGGAAGTGGAAGTCACAGCGGTACCGGATAATTTGGCTTGGTTGCAGAAGAGTATTATTGGAAGTACAACAACGCCTATTAACTTCCGGTCATTGAGGGAAAAAGCTAGCGTGGATTGGCCTCATGTAGTTAGAGTGAGTGACATGGGGGCGTACAAGGCCATGTTGACCTTTGAGAGCGTGAGCAGTTTGGAGGACACACTGGCTTATGGGATGAACAGTTTCATGCAGTTCTTTTGTAGCGTGAGCAGGTGGGAGATGCATGTGCGATGCGCTGAGAGAAGGGTATGGCTTGAGTGTATTGGACTTCCGGTGCAGGTGTGGACTGAAGATACATTCCGTATGATTGGAAGTCAGTGGGGTGATGTGGTGTGTTGCGATGAAGATACAAAGTCTCTTCTGTCTTTTCGCGCAGGACATATCCTCGTTGATACGTATAGGTTTGACGCCATTCATGAAAAGGTTCGTGTTTTGGTAGGAACACAGGGCTTTGACGTCCTTGTTACGGAGGCTGGGAGTAATGCATCTCGAGTAGCACGGAGTGGGATGACGGATGTTCTGCCAAGGAACAATGATAGCCTTGTAGGTCCGGGTCGTTCTTTTGGGAACAATTTAGGTCACATTGGGGTTGGTCGAAGCCACAAACAACGGTTGAGATCGGATGCTCAGGCGGATTGGTTGATTCTGGCGGCTAGAGGGGACGATCAGCAGAAGGGTAGACTGGTAATTCAACCTGAGGATTTGAATGAGTGGAGCAACGGGTTTCTAGTTTCTAAAACGGTAGCAGCAAGATGTACGGAAATCAATTTCACAGATGAAACGGCTGATCATACGGGATCTCCAGCTAGCAATGAGGAGGTTAATTCAGAGCAAACCATTTCCTGGGACTATGGTAGAGTTTGTAGGGGCGATAGGGCTGATCTCTTAAAGAAGGCTACAATGGGATGGGAAGTTACTGGGCCCAATAGCCATCAAATTAGAGCTGAGGCCAACTTATCACTCACAATGGCTAAGGGTGTGCAGTTGGGCCAACAACTAAAAGGCCCACAAGTTGGCTATGCTGGGATGCTCGTCGCGACCAGAGGATTGTGCGGATGGCGGAACGGCGTCTGGGACTGGGGGTCAGCTTGA